The genomic interval tggggttACAAGAAAAGGATTTACGGCCAGTGACATCGAGCATCTATGGCTtctcgggagatgtcatagctatcaaaggaatgatcaaactcccaatcactttgggaactaccccaataactgccaagtcgatggccgacttcgcagtaatcgaccaatactcagcgtataacgccgtgATTGGGCGGccaattctgaaggagatgaagatcgtaacttcgatctatcatctaacaatgaagttccccactccctctggagtaggatcagtgaggggagtccaatctgactctcgagaatgttacaatGCAGCTGTTAagctcgcagaaaaaaggacagTTAATGTTATTTACCTTTTGAATgcaccaccacctcgccaggagatcctcaggatcgaggaggtacCGCACGTGGAcaacctagacttggacccaagAATCCTTGAttacaccgccgcagcccaagccgcggaagacacaatcgaggtacctatagatcctatgGATAATAATAAGGTTTTAAAGATTGGTTCTAGATTAAATATACAGTTGCGAGAACGCTTGACGACTTTTCTAAAACAAAATCTTGACatttttgcctggaaacattcagttatggtcgggatatctccacaggtcatgtgtcatcgcttgaacattgacccagaagtgcgaggtgtccgacaaaagcgccgcaaaatggaccccgcgaggtaccaagcgctgaaagaggaagttgaccgcctccttgcctgcggctttatacgggagtcattttaccccgactggttagctaacccagtactcgtgccaaagctcaatggctcatggcgtacatgcgttgactttacagatttgaacaaagcctgtcccaaagacagctttcctcttcctagcattgaccagcttgtcgatgccactgcaggtcacgcacttttaagcttcatggatgcgtactcgggatacaatcaaatcccgatgtacgaaccagaccaagaacatacctcgttcattactgatcgaggattatactgttacaaggtaatgccttttggtttaataaacgcaggtgcgacttatcaaaggctagtgaatatgatgttcgcagatcttattggaaagacaatggaggtatatgttgacgatatgctcgtaaaatcgcaaCATGCGGAGGATCATATTACGCACTTACAGGCCATGTTCGGCATATTGCGACGCTATAAGATGCGTCTAAACCCcttaaaatgcgtctttggagtgggttccggaaaattccttggttttatggtaaatcaacgaggaatagaagccaatcctgcgaagattagagcgttggtagaaatgccgtcaccgactaagccaaaagaggttcagagcctcacaggcaaagtcgcggctttaaaccgcttcatatccagatcctctgacaagtgtaaagaattttttcagattttgaaaggtaacaagaggtttcaatgggatGAGAAATGCGAGCAGGCCTTTCAAGCGTTAAAAACGCATCTGGGGCAACCTCCAATTCTATCAAAACCATTGCCCGGAGAGGTTTTGTCTATTTATTTAGCCGTCTCCGAGTACGCGATCAGTTCAGTACTAgtccgcgaggaccaaggacgtcaacaaccggtgtactacgtcagtaagcgattattagacgccgagacgcgttatcctcaaatggagaaactggccttcgccttgataatatcctcaagaaaattgcgaccttatttctaggctcacagcattgaagttttgacaaacttccccttaagacagGTTTTGGCAAAGCCAGAGACATCGGGAAGTTTGttaaagtgggcgatggagttgagtcagttcgacatcaggtataaaccaagaactgcgatcaaggggcaagccctggcagattttatacttgagttCCCAAGCACAGAGGTGGCGGTTATAGAGGGTGGAAATGACATCGCCATGATGGGCAAAGAGgtatggacattgtatgtcgatggagcctcaaataatgaaggttctggcagcgggatcttgttaatcagtccgaataatttcaaggtacacgctgctctacgttttgaattctctgcatctaacaatgaagccgagtatgaggctttaatcgcaggtctgaaattggctctcgagatgaaagtcgaatatctacaagcatttagcgactctcaaatcgtggtatgtcaagtgagtggagaatacctagcgagaggcggaagattggttaaatacttagccatcgttcgagaaataatgcagaagttcaaacatgtagttgtgtctcgagtaccgcgtactcaaaatgcccacgcagacgcattggcccgactggcctccaccagagaagccgaattactcgatgtaattccggtagatgtattgtctcatccaaccatagatcgagaaacaatcatggagatcgatgacgttcaggatattacctggatgactcctatcctcacataccttgacaaggggctcctacctgacgataaaatagaagcaagaaaattgcgacaacgagcagcccgttatgtgatatatgaccagagTTTGTATTGccgaagttttagtcaaccacttCTCAGATGTATCGGTGGAGAAGGTTGCGGTTACATACTGCGTGAAGTGCATGAGGGAATTTGTGGAAATCATactggaggtaattcccttgccttaaaaattatgcgacaaggatattactggccaacattgcgacaagatgccctcgcatttgcaaaaaaagtgtgatagatgccagcgaatagccacttacacacaccaacccccgagtaacctccattctatcacgagtccctggccctttgcaatatggggaattgatttaatcggtgagttacccaagggaaaaggcggagtcaaatatgctgtagtcGCGGTCGACTATTTCACGAAGTGGGCTGAAGcgaaagcactcgcaaccatcactgcGACAAAGTTACGCGAGTTCGTCTACACttccatcatttgtcgttttggcattccgcacaaactcatttcagataatggaaaacagtttgactgtaaagaaatgcgacagctatgcgatgatttagggattaaaaaagccttttccgcagtcgcttacccgcagagtaatggacagactgaagcagtcaataaaatatttaagcacaccataaagggaaaattagaggatcgcaaaggggcatggccagatgaattatcgcaagtcctatggtcttacaatacaacccctcgatctacaactggcgaaacacccttctcgctTTCTTACGGGTGTGAGGCCATGTTGCCGGTAGAAGTTGGGGCAGGATCCTTACGCAGAGATGCTTTCGATATCccgcagaacaacgagaatcagttgttttgccttgatcttttagaagaaaagcgtgataaagcgcaaCTACAAAACGCGGCTTATCAGCAACGAACAGCAAGGTACTTTAACTCGAAAGTAAAGATAAAACCTCTGCGAGTAGGAGATTTGGTCCTTAGAAGggtaatgccaaacaccaaagTCCCATCTCATGGAGTCTTTGGggacaattgggaaggaccatacataatcgcagatcaaattggtgatgccacttatcgactcgcaacactcgatggaaccgcgattccacgagcatggaatagcgagagcttgaaattttattatcagtaTTATTCGCGTTATTCAGTTATGATAATTcggtacttatacttagatattttttgttcaaaataAATTCTAAGTATAGGGGGATGTATGCCCGCATGTATTACTAATTGCATGAATAAAACTACTTGCTAAGTTTTTCGAGTAATTTAATTTACCAACTTCAAAGTTTCTCCtactttattacaccaagctgtaattaaagtcgcatatatatatttatatataaaattgcgattacaccaagctgtaatcaaagttaaaaatatataaaatcgcaagtacccgtgtactgcgtaaatattaaaatgtaagctatccccgcgaggatagaaatttgttcaaaaggtaaaataaatttgttcAAGTACATAAGTGCGAGTACCCatgtaccgcatatataaaaaaaaaaaaagaagagtgaaattaaacaacaattggaagataatcaagcATCTGGAGCAGCAGTAGTAGTCTCATCAGGAGCAGCCTCATCCACGACCTTGCTGACGACCTCATTCTCGACCTCTTCAGCCTGTACGCCCTCGACCTCGTCTAGAAGGTTGCCTCCCCCACCTTGAGTCTGGGTAGGCGACATGGCCCGAAAGGCTTCAGCCATCTCAGCAGCTTCAGCTCCAAAAAGCGAGAAGTCAAAGTCGGGGACTTTAGAAAGAGTggtataaatataatcagacacagcctgatcgtactgtttcttcccattctctttctcagcctccaagTCGCGAGTCATCTCGGCAATCGTTGTCTGCGACTTCTTCACCTCGAGCTCCGCCCGTTCTTTTGCCCCGCCGAGTTCCTCGAGCTCTTTCTCCTTGGCCTTGTTAAGTTCCTCAATCCTCGCCACCTCCCCGCTTCAGCcttctttatattttcttgaaAATGGGCGTTCGCCTCTTCGCCGAGTCGGCTTCCTTAGAAGGAGTAGCCGCGGCTTTTATGAACAAAGCCATGGATTGCGCGGCCGCCCGCAGATCGGGCAACGAGATCCTTGTAAGGGATCTCACCAGAATTTTTCCTGCATGGCCAGGAAGTCGCGAGCACGAACTGGAGAGTCgatgacgactttcttccccttatcCTGAGTAGTCTTGGCCAACTTCTTGGAAGAATCTGCGACAAGCGAAGccatcacatcgctcttcctcttttggGCGACGACCGGCGAAGTCGCCGGTGTTCCACCCTTTTGCTTGATTTTCAGGACGGGGGCAGACTTCAAAAAAGTCATGTCTACAAGCAAAAAGAATAGATAAGTAAAAAATCACAATCCTACCCGTCAGTTTATAGCAAAAAGACGAGTTACCTGAAATTTGccgaggagtttgcttagaaagacgTTTGTCAATCCGCTCTTGCTGCTTCTCAGATGGTTCTTTATATACtggctcccgttgaagactcgcgttctcAGGGATCAGCTGGTGTTCTCGCAATTTCGCAGTTGTgcacagtaatcgccagtcgcgatcttgtaccggaagactcCCGAGAATTTCAGCTGTCTCCTTTCTAGTCGAGTCAAGAgttggtcgagctggtctatctgcgataacAACAAAAAGCGAGTTAGCAAAAGATCTCGGAGGACAAAGTACAAATTATATCTAAGTCAACAAATACGCGACATactgggtctgcgattaaagtcagttctaatcccaggaaccttaaaaaCGTAAAACCACTTCGACTTCCAGTCACCCATGTTCGATACCATCCCCTCGACACCgtttatttcagaagtcgcccatttactaAAGCAATAGAAGCCGTTATGAAGACCCACGCTCTTTATGTCATAGAAGTAACTAAACTCCTCTACTGACGGTGCCCTATGAgcatactccatgtacatcgcatagaaagctagtacagtgcgataactgttgggtgttagctgaaagggcgatacgtcatatcgcctgagaatggctgcgacgaaaggatgaaatgggaccgatacaccacatcgaagaatgggtattgagatgaccacgtcctctgtagggatgatcgcagggttggtgaACGGAAGATGCGCTCTCTGAGATGGTTTGGGACGTTGAAACGCAAGTCGCAACAAATTCAACCTCACGAAGGTGGTGAAGTCAGATTTGGCGACCCTCGAGACTAAATCTTCGCATGAGAAGGGTTCGTTCAATTGGGAGTCGTCGACCGAATccgtcccactcccttccgcttcctcttcttccccaccTGACTCACGGACCGGAGTGGTCCattcctcctccacctcctcgacctcgatgtcgggaGCATGTCTCGTATGTATGAGGTAGTTGCGTGCTGACACTGTGGATTCGCTATCTCGGATATCGATTGTCCCAGGTTCAGCGAGCTCCTGtaccatcctctcgatgtctacggaagacatcggacctaactctatctccgcagcctccatttcggagatgtccGTAAGGAGAAAACTGTCTCTCTCTTGGTCCGACTCCCCGTCAAAGGCGCGACCTCCTGAGCCGAGCTGCTGGCtatccgatagatcgctcatctgaaagatagaagatcttttcagcgtgatggatgtgtgaaaaaataaagataagtgaTCTCACCTGCAGTAGATTATAAAAGTCGCATTCGACAGGAAGGTCAAGCTCTATGCGAAAACTGACCCTCCTATCAACATGCGAGAAGAAATATAACTATCTTTGGGCAAGaaattcacgcatcctcggttgtgcggtatacctccagaaacggctgggcgtatcccagtgactcaagaggtatgcattttcgagcataaccctgaagttactgggagactcccaccgtttcgagactacctatcaaccAAAGAGTACGGTCATTCGAGCATtaacgcacgtcaacaaatggctgggtgtatctcagtatctcaaggggcatataatcgcatatatagccattagaatactgtgacacacccaccatttggaatggcaattaatactctcaccactcagcccgcgacatgtaaagatcctaaaagatctagctaatagttaagcggaaataagtcttggaaacatgcgattattcaaattgttcatccgaacacccgcgaacattcaaattgttcatccgaatgTCCACGAGCATTCGAGACGTGAATCAGTGCCTATGAATTGTATGCGGTTATGTCAATTTACAGGCCCTATACTATGAATATTACCCAATTTCATTGAcccaaaacacataaatacccactagcatacaCTCCTAAAAAGTCTTCGAAAAAATCCAAACCCAGAAAGTAAAGCGCAATTTCTCTAAAAACAAAAACGAAAAATGCagaaaactaacctttagttttgattCCCGCGAACTGCTCTCGATCACGCCTGAAATTGGAAATGTTGTAAAAGCTGGCAGAAATCTGGGGATGAACTTTTTTCTGAAGTGTATGAACTAGAGGgaagttaagagaaaagagggaaaatggggaaatttgattcgtatcaaagcgtttaaatacccatatcccttattaattgggatcaTGACACGTGGCAgtcagaatgcctaaggtcgcccaatctaacggccaattatggccacgcctacacgaaaaccgaagggttttgtgacgtggcatcctagagataataa from Cannabis sativa cultivar Pink pepper isolate KNU-18-1 chromosome 4, ASM2916894v1, whole genome shotgun sequence carries:
- the LOC133037073 gene encoding uncharacterized protein LOC133037073 produces the protein MVQELAEPGTIDIRDSESTVSARNYLIHTRHAPDIEVEEVEEEWTTPVRESGGEEEEAEGSGTDSVDDSQLNEPFSCEDLVSRVAKSDFTTFVRSFANSLFVVIADRPARPTLDSTRKETAEILGSLPVQDRDWRLLCTTAKLREHQLIPENASLQREPVYKEPSEKQQERIDKRLSKQTPRQISDMTFLKSAPVLKIKQKGGTPATSPVVAQKRKSDVMASLVADSSKKLAKTTQDKGKKVVIDSPVRARDFLAMQEKFW